One Zeugodacus cucurbitae isolate PBARC_wt_2022May chromosome 3, idZeuCucr1.2, whole genome shotgun sequence genomic region harbors:
- the LOC105214170 gene encoding heat shock factor-binding protein 1, which translates to MADLKNDVDSDLDQNYSLSSNADPKNMQELTIYVQNLLQNVQDKFQTMSDQIITRIDDMGNRIDDLEKSIADLMNQAGVEGPEK; encoded by the exons ATGGCAGATCTTAAGAATGATGTTGATAGCGATTTGGACCAGAATTACTCGTTGAGCAGTAATGCGGATCCGAAAAATATGCAGGAATTGACAATATAT GTACAAAACCTGCTACAAAATGTGCAAGACAAATTCCAAACAATGTCGGATCAAATTATCACACGCATCGATGATATGGGCAACAGAATAGATGATTTGGAGAAAAGCATCGCAGATCTGATGAATCAAGCTGGCGTTGAGGGCCCCGAAAAGTAA
- the LOC105214169 gene encoding CBY1-interacting BAR domain-containing protein homolog — MFRRGKLHFLSSKDDRIKIMNERINLTEKHLLEICASFAACTRKIAKCRNAFDDLGHKVKNFAEEEKINYSLSDGLNSITTSLTVQADYMDLLVHRMEVKIVNELSQFENLCKTTRDNLRAATIARDKEVLKQQQLIEIKSKFTANNTAADSELLKAKLEVNRSNKEIDEIINSFEKRKLSEIRSLLTDFILISLKYHTKTLEVLSASYYDVSNIDETGDFNEFQKLMKTKTEPTGRKQALKKGMRSQSMDSLDHDTLLSPLKHTKKLSRSNKSLTGKTEDEHDNERDDDDEEEDEDDDDEEDLEASADNTNDEEEHSGTASDDDERTESISEAKPTTHANKADEKKAKEQTKQPFRATSAAHVSKSQSLHKPFAAKSGVGIPTLQKRASAPHFGVREHQLKSNPSNVTMTLDGPSSRLVTIVESKK; from the exons atgttTCGTCGTGGtaaattgcattttctcagCAGCAAAGATGATCGCATCAAAATAATGAACGAGCGCATAAATTTGACGGAGAAACATTTGTTGGAGATCTGTGCTTCCTTTGCAGCTTGCACCAGGAAAATAGCGAA atGCCGCAATGCTTTCGATGATTTGGGGCACAAGGTTAAGAATTTCGCAGAAGAGGAGAAGATCAATTATAGCTTGAGTGATGGCCTAAACTCCATTACGACTTCTTTAACTGTGCAAGCGGATTATATGGATTTGTTGGTGCATCGCATGGAAGTGAAG ATTGTCAATGAGCTGAGTCAATTCGAGAATCTTTGTAAAACCACAAGAGACAATTTGCGCGCAGCAACAATTGCACGTGATAAAGAGGtcttgaaacaacaacaattaattgaaatcaaatcaaagtTTACAGCAAATAAC ACAGCTGCTGATTCGGAATTGCTGAAAGCCAAATTGGAGGTGAATCGCTCAAACAAGGAAATAGATGAAATTATCAATAGTTTTGAAAAGCGTAAACTCTCAGAGATCAGATCGCTACTAACCGATTTCATACTAATCAGTCTCAAATATCACACCAAAACGCTGGAGGTGCTTTCGGCCAGTTATTATGACGTGTCAAATATAGATGAAACtggtgattttaatgaatttcaaaaattaatgaaaactaAAACGGAGCCCACTGGAAGAAAGCAGGCACTGAAGAAGGGCATGCGTTCACAATCGATGGATAGTTTAGATCACGATACGCTTTTGAGTCCCTTGAAACATACGAAAAAACTTTCGCGCAGCAATAAAAGTTTAACTGGCAAAACAGAAGATGAGCACGACAACGAGCGAGACGACGATGATGAGGAAGAggatgaagatgatgatgacgaAGAG GATTTAGAGGCATCTGCTGATAACACAAATGACGAAGAGGAACACTCTGGCACCGCTTCAGATGATGATGAGCGCACAGAAAGCATCTCGGAGGCCAAACCGACAACGCATGCTAATAAAGCGGATGAGAAGAAAGCAAAGGAACAAACAAAACAGCCTTTCCGTGCTACGTCCGCCGCGCAC GTCAGCAAGTCACAAAGTCTACACAAGCCTTTCGCTGCTAAAAGTGGCGTTGGCATACCAACTTTGCAGAAGCGTGCTTCAGCACCACATTTCGGCGTCAGGGAACATCAGCTGAAAAGTAACCCTAGCAACGTAACAATGACACTGGATGGGCCAAGTAGTCGCTTAGTGACAATTGTTGAATCGAAGAAgtga